A region of the Corallococcus silvisoli genome:
GCTCGGTGCAGCCGAACTCTCTTGCGAGACTCTTGCCAGACCTGCCGGCCTTCAGCAGTTCGACGACCCGCTCACGGAACTCCGGCGGGTATGGGGGGCGTGACTTCGGCATCGTGGAACCCTTTTCGCACAGCGGGTGGGACTCCACGAAACCGGGGCAACTTCACTCGCCCTCGGACATGGCGCTTCGCCGCTTCCGCCCCGACATTCACACAAACAAATACCATCAAACATCAAGGACCAATAGGACTCCCTAGCAGCTTCGGCATCCGCCCCACAAGCAAAGCGTCCATCGCCTCAACCACACCCAAACCAAAATACCAAGCCCCCTCACCAACAGCAAACACACGCTCATCCTCAGCAATCGCCAAATACGCCTCGCCGTCAAAAACCCTACCCAATGGATAAAGCCCCACGCCAAGAAAAACTTCATACCTGCCAAACAACTTCCTACTCCTAACGGCCACCATCGGATCAACAACAAACGACTGGCGATGACATGTCAGCCCAACCCCGTCCTGCCTAACAACAATGCCTCCAAACTGCCGGAGCGCCCTTTCAGCAGCCGGGAAAATCTTAAACCCCCCCTGCGCCTCCAACATTTCCCTCCAAAGAGCCACTTGATCGCCCACATCACGTCCCTCCACCCAACCAGCAGCAACAAGCCGCGACCTAGCCACACTCGACAAAACACCCATCTCATCCTCCTTATTCCGAAATATACTTAATACCAATAAAATCCAAGACATACTGACAGGAAGAACATGGCACATGCGGCCCGAGATGCATCTCCAGGCCATCAGCATTTGGCCCACGCATCCTGGCTGTACTTATTGTAGACCCAGGAAGCTTGGACTCCTCCCCTGCATCGAAGACCTTGGACAGACAATCAGCCTCACCGCACCTCTTATGATATGGACTCTTCTTTGGCGCCCGATCATACAATGCCTCGACCCTCTCATTAATCTTACGCGGCCGACCCATCGTGCTCATACCAGTATAGACATCCCCTCCTCGAAGCTCCAAGGCAGCAGCCGTCCCAGAGGCCTCGTCATTACCCGCCGCCAACTCACGCTCTCGAACTGCCTTTGCATGATTTTTTGCCGCCAAGGGGGCTTTTGATGGCCTAGGGCTGCGGATTCCGCTTCCCTTCGCGCCCCTTTTCCATGGCGCAAGGTTCACATGACCACGCGGAGAAGTTAGTTCTAGACTACCCCAGGCGTCCTCAACCGCATTGAGCGCCTTCTGTGTCTGTGGACTGACAAGCGGCCCACCTGCATCTTGAGCGGCCAAGACGCTTCCGGCGCCCGCGACAAAAAGCTCAGAGCTCGCCCCCACACCATCCCAAAATCTCTCACACTCCCACCATGCCCCACGACATTCGCCGTACCTCGAAACATCAACACCTGAAACACCAAACACTACCTTATCACCAGTCACCACCCCCGTAGCCTTCACCGATGCGCTAAAGACACCATAAACAAGCAACGCCTCAGAAAAAACAGCACTCGCAGCAATGGCAGGAGAGGCCACTGCACCGATAGACACATTCAACAAAACTGGATCCACCACACTCCGCCGAAAATCAGCATCATTGAGCGCCTCTTCTTCATACCGAGCAG
Encoded here:
- a CDS encoding SUKH-3 domain-containing protein; translated protein: MGVLSSVARSRLVAAGWVEGRDVGDQVALWREMLEAQGGFKIFPAAERALRQFGGIVVRQDGVGLTCHRQSFVVDPMVAVRSRKLFGRYEVFLGVGLYPLGRVFDGEAYLAIAEDERVFAVGEGAWYFGLGVVEAMDALLVGRMPKLLGSPIGP